A part of Sinorhizobium chiapasense genomic DNA contains:
- a CDS encoding acyltransferase — translation MTLGEIRALLLRLRYWGRLEIGGKFRIDGGTINPNRGKIRIGRKAEIKRGAIIDANDGFVIIGDHFSLNPYSILYGSGGLTIGNWVRIAAHVVVIPANHGFSDPDTPIKKQPETRQGIVIEDDVWIGAGAVVLDGAHISRGCVIGAGSVVRGRTDPLGIYAGVPARKVGVRGEKRLIADARGTPRNPTLPLSRNKD, via the coding sequence ATGACGCTTGGCGAAATTCGGGCATTGCTGCTTCGGCTGCGCTATTGGGGGCGCCTTGAGATCGGTGGCAAGTTCCGCATCGACGGAGGCACGATAAATCCGAACAGGGGCAAGATCCGCATCGGCCGCAAGGCGGAAATCAAGCGCGGCGCGATCATTGATGCCAATGACGGCTTCGTCATCATCGGCGATCATTTCAGCCTCAATCCGTATTCGATACTTTACGGCTCCGGCGGCCTCACGATCGGCAATTGGGTGCGGATCGCCGCCCATGTGGTCGTGATCCCGGCCAATCACGGCTTCAGCGATCCCGATACCCCGATAAAGAAGCAACCCGAGACGCGACAGGGGATCGTCATCGAGGACGATGTCTGGATCGGCGCAGGCGCAGTGGTCCTCGATGGGGCGCACATTTCCCGGGGATGCGTGATCGGCGCGGGCAGCGTCGTCAGGGGGCGAACGGACCCACTCGGCATCTACGCCGGCGTTCCCGCGCGAAAAGTGGGTGTCCGTGGAGAGAAAAGACTCATTGCCGATGCACGCGGAACGCCCCGGAATCCGACGCTCCCGCTATCGCGCAACAAGGACTAG
- a CDS encoding Stf0 family sulfotransferase gives MRGYLILSEARSGSSWLSTLLGDSGEMGLPAEWLAPKAHRLDTKTLPFDAFFGEIIRKCSTPNGAFGMKIFPNQLFVTQERCGRDFIRHCLSEHETALVYLRRRDTLRQAISFARARQTRAFAAHHGAKAEPRYDFEQIARCFFYIRESYNFWQSYLELLCVPFTEFAYEDLAGDPNPFIAHIAEHLRVRPPARAETTMSVQRDGLTEEWIARFNEDCRSGNMLTAYDRREHIAGKMRNFAKLASGKLEPRYPFAF, from the coding sequence ATGCGCGGATATTTGATCCTCTCCGAAGCAAGAAGCGGCTCCAGCTGGCTGAGCACTCTCCTCGGTGATTCCGGCGAAATGGGCTTACCGGCCGAGTGGCTGGCGCCGAAGGCCCATCGTCTTGACACCAAGACCCTGCCTTTCGATGCGTTCTTCGGGGAAATCATCAGGAAGTGCTCGACCCCGAACGGGGCGTTCGGCATGAAGATCTTTCCGAACCAGCTTTTCGTGACGCAGGAGCGCTGCGGCCGGGACTTCATCCGCCACTGCCTTTCCGAGCATGAGACGGCGCTGGTCTACCTCCGGCGCAGAGACACGCTAAGGCAGGCGATTTCATTCGCGCGGGCGCGGCAGACGCGGGCCTTTGCCGCCCACCACGGAGCAAAGGCGGAGCCGCGCTACGACTTCGAACAGATCGCCCGCTGCTTCTTTTATATCCGGGAGAGCTACAATTTCTGGCAGAGCTACCTGGAGCTCCTCTGTGTGCCGTTCACCGAATTTGCCTACGAGGATCTTGCCGGCGACCCGAATCCTTTCATCGCCCATATCGCGGAACACCTTCGCGTTCGGCCTCCGGCGAGGGCCGAAACGACGATGTCTGTTCAGCGCGACGGCCTGACCGAGGAATGGATCGCGCGCTTCAACGAAGATTGCCGGTCGGGAAACATGCTGACTGCCTACGACCGCCGCGAGCATATAGCCGGCAAGATGCGCAACTTCGCGAAACTGGCGTCGGGGAAGCTCGAGCCGCGATATCCGTTCGCGTTTTAG
- a CDS encoding Stf0 family sulfotransferase codes for MRGYLLLTEARSGSNWLGSLINHSQAMGNSTEWLSPKLHGLDMGALSWDSFFAEVIRKCSTPNGVFGMKIFPNQLFVTRERYGRDFIRHCLSEHDTAIVFLRRRDTLRQAISFARARQTRAFAAHHGAKAEPRYDFEQIARCYFYVRESYSFWQSYLDLLGAPFTEFAYEDLASDPSPFIAHIAEQLRVSAPATTGTTMTVQRDGLTEEWIARFNEDCRSGDLLTAYDRREHIPGKMRNFAKLATGKLKPRYPFAL; via the coding sequence ATGCGTGGTTATCTCCTTCTGACCGAAGCACGAAGCGGATCGAACTGGCTCGGGTCGCTCATCAATCATTCACAGGCCATGGGCAATTCGACCGAGTGGCTGTCGCCCAAGCTTCACGGTCTCGATATGGGCGCGCTCTCCTGGGACTCCTTCTTCGCGGAAGTCATCCGGAAGTGCTCGACCCCGAACGGCGTGTTTGGCATGAAGATCTTTCCGAACCAGCTCTTCGTGACGCGCGAGCGCTACGGCCGGGATTTCATCCGCCACTGCCTTTCCGAACATGACACAGCGATCGTCTTTTTACGGCGCAGAGACACGCTGAGGCAGGCGATCTCGTTTGCGCGGGCGAGGCAGACGCGCGCCTTCGCCGCCCACCACGGGGCCAAGGCCGAGCCGCGCTACGATTTCGAGCAGATCGCCCGATGCTACTTCTATGTCCGGGAAAGCTACAGTTTCTGGCAGAGCTATCTGGATCTCCTGGGCGCGCCCTTCACCGAATTTGCCTATGAGGACCTCGCGAGCGATCCGAGCCCCTTCATCGCGCATATCGCCGAGCAGTTGCGCGTTTCCGCACCGGCAACGACGGGAACGACGATGACGGTCCAGCGCGACGGCCTCACCGAGGAATGGATCGCGCGCTTCAACGAGGATTGCCGCTCGGGGGATCTGCTCACGGCCTATGATCGCCGCGAGCACATCCCGGGCAAGATGCGCAATTTCGCGAAACTGGCAACCGGGAAACTCAAGCCGCGCTATCCTTTCGCGCTTTAG
- a CDS encoding acyltransferase family protein produces the protein MQYRPEVDGLRAVAVVPVLLFHAGFDIVSGGFAGVDVFFVISGFLITSIIDREIRDGQFSLVSFYERRARRLAPALLFVCAVCTAFALLWMLPHELNTFGKGLYATSLFAANIQLWDQTGYFSPDTDQMPLLHMWSLAVEEQFYLVFPLLLIALRRFSGVSVLAVVLAISALSFGATQVLARLDPSANFYLLPSRFWELGLGAAVALSGLSKAEVAKPAREILAALGLLAIVATYVLVRESASYPGWATVPVVAGTAAFIAFGRSDTFAGKCLSLRPLVAVGLFSYSLYLWHQPVFAFARLRLSGGVTQAGYAGLIGLCFVLAYLTWRHVETPFRDRRRFGRRPVFAMTLTAGAVAVIAGLSMDHSDGFASRHLALARLNEPSVGMGKECDGVVDLKCSTNENPEIVIWGDSFARHLVDGARASDPDVRLAQLTKNNCGPFFDLAPVLPNLALDWPQQCLDHNEAVRRFLLAHKSVRYVVLSSPLTQYLGRETVFLRGKGLTRSSPELVTQNFQSTLAWLRSNGLQAVVVSPPPRDGRNTGLCVARARLLGLPPGDCDLPVAAVEAHDRKVRSVLASVAADFPVLNFTDYLCDAVNCRAEDEGVAIYEDDGHFSRKGSRHIGRALDFSRTFVAAAEHGCEQKRADNRSPPRGSCGFAPPRSAELNSGDDPDKRSYRSGTWSGF, from the coding sequence ATGCAGTACAGACCCGAAGTCGACGGCCTGCGTGCGGTTGCAGTCGTTCCAGTGCTTTTGTTTCACGCAGGTTTCGACATTGTCTCGGGAGGCTTCGCGGGCGTTGACGTCTTCTTCGTCATCAGCGGTTTCCTGATCACCTCGATCATCGACAGGGAAATCCGCGACGGCCAATTCAGCCTCGTTTCCTTCTATGAGCGTCGGGCAAGAAGGCTCGCGCCGGCATTGCTGTTCGTCTGTGCCGTCTGTACCGCGTTTGCCCTCCTGTGGATGCTGCCGCATGAGCTCAACACTTTCGGCAAGGGGCTCTACGCGACGAGTCTCTTTGCGGCCAATATCCAGCTCTGGGACCAGACAGGCTACTTTTCGCCGGATACCGACCAGATGCCGCTGTTGCACATGTGGTCGCTCGCGGTCGAAGAGCAGTTCTATCTCGTGTTCCCGTTGCTGCTCATTGCCTTGCGCCGCTTCTCGGGGGTGAGCGTTCTCGCCGTCGTTCTCGCGATTTCAGCGCTCAGCTTCGGTGCCACGCAGGTGCTCGCGCGCCTCGATCCTTCCGCCAACTTCTATTTGCTGCCAAGCCGCTTCTGGGAGCTAGGCCTCGGGGCAGCGGTCGCGCTTTCCGGCCTGTCGAAAGCCGAGGTGGCGAAACCAGCGCGCGAGATTCTTGCGGCACTGGGCCTGTTGGCGATCGTTGCGACTTACGTTCTCGTGCGCGAATCTGCGAGCTATCCGGGTTGGGCGACCGTGCCGGTGGTGGCGGGAACAGCGGCTTTCATCGCCTTTGGCCGGAGCGACACCTTTGCCGGAAAATGCCTTTCCCTGAGACCGCTCGTCGCTGTCGGGCTCTTCAGCTACAGCCTCTACCTCTGGCACCAGCCGGTGTTCGCCTTCGCGCGCCTGCGTCTCAGCGGCGGCGTGACGCAGGCGGGCTATGCTGGCTTGATCGGGCTTTGTTTTGTGCTCGCCTATCTTACTTGGCGCCATGTCGAAACGCCGTTCCGCGATCGCCGGCGTTTCGGACGGCGACCGGTCTTTGCGATGACCCTGACGGCGGGTGCCGTCGCGGTCATCGCGGGCCTGTCCATGGATCACAGCGACGGGTTTGCTTCGCGACACCTCGCGCTTGCTCGTTTGAATGAACCGAGCGTCGGCATGGGCAAAGAATGCGATGGCGTCGTCGATCTCAAATGCAGCACCAACGAGAATCCCGAGATTGTAATATGGGGCGACTCCTTCGCCAGACACCTCGTGGATGGCGCACGCGCCTCGGATCCCGACGTGCGCCTGGCGCAATTGACGAAAAACAATTGTGGTCCGTTCTTCGACCTGGCGCCCGTGCTTCCCAACCTCGCTCTCGACTGGCCGCAGCAGTGTCTCGACCACAATGAAGCGGTCCGCCGGTTCCTGCTGGCACACAAGTCCGTCAGATACGTCGTGCTATCCTCGCCGTTGACCCAGTATCTCGGCCGGGAGACGGTTTTCCTCCGCGGCAAGGGCCTCACACGTTCAAGCCCGGAGCTTGTCACGCAAAACTTCCAGTCGACGCTCGCCTGGCTGCGCTCGAACGGGCTCCAGGCCGTTGTCGTAAGTCCCCCTCCGAGGGACGGCCGCAATACCGGACTTTGCGTAGCGCGGGCACGCCTGCTTGGTCTGCCTCCCGGCGACTGCGACCTGCCGGTTGCGGCGGTCGAGGCACATGACAGGAAGGTCCGATCGGTGCTGGCCAGCGTGGCTGCGGACTTTCCCGTCCTGAATTTCACCGACTACCTTTGCGACGCCGTCAATTGCCGGGCGGAAGACGAAGGCGTGGCGATCTACGAGGACGATGGACATTTTTCGCGGAAGGGCTCCCGGCATATTGGCAGAGCGCTGGATTTTTCGCGGACCTTCGTGGCGGCAGCCGAGCATGGCTGCGAGCAAAAGCGCGCCGACAACCGGTCCCCGCCGCGCGGGAGTTGCGGATTCGCGCCGCCACGGTCTGCCGAGTTGAATTCCGGTGATGATCCCGATAAACGCAGCTATCGCAGCGGCACCTGGAGCGGATTTTGA